The following coding sequences are from one Myxococcus guangdongensis window:
- a CDS encoding helix-turn-helix domain-containing protein, protein MWLVEHVAKALGRSESWVYKRVAEGVLPHTKRTGGLVFIPAHVMTWLTAEDDSPKASRRTTRAKSARSRA, encoded by the coding sequence ATGTGGCTGGTCGAGCACGTAGCCAAGGCGTTGGGCCGCTCGGAGTCGTGGGTCTACAAGCGTGTTGCGGAGGGAGTGCTGCCGCACACGAAGCGGACAGGGGGCTTGGTCTTCATCCCGGCCCACGTGATGACCTGGCTCACGGCGGAGGACGACTCGCCGAAGGCGTCACGGCGGACCACTCGCGCCAAGTCCGCGCGTTCGAGGGCGTGA
- a CDS encoding tyrosine-type recombinase/integrase: protein MASVRKIGKKWYATWKYADGKAREKVTPARTKAEAMLLANEKELNAWKDAQGITASPVEITLQEAYDTQFKAVVLSHASGDTINGRWQNHILPELGAKLIHIIRPADISVLLRSKLRDDEDNNDDADGEEDEEGLAPQTVKAIRSHLQAFFTWAKKEAQIFSGENPAALSWDPELPEPEPRVLDLSEAEVIARHSTNQDIEDFILVGLYTGMRRGEIIGCPKKNVHLEDRTLLLSRSGSRKRTKTKRIRQVPIPLALVPVLARRLADPQSEWLFWGRDGKRLKKDYKICSRFRTAMKRAGIVEGYRFTCTAPKTRAPGERNGRAKLTADQVADLRKRAAAGTTQAELSRQFGVAARTVGMIVRGELWGRGTNKHGGCGFSALHPDEAPRNCPTCAAPMKVEVVPADHIFKDLRASYLTHVVERTGDVKVTRDLGGHTGERTTMRHYLARRMAHLKAKVDEAFAGMGASDSSSGPFPIGNGEEVPVAVRSWSQPAYEGGTVLVTANSYGNWAGSYQVGGRPSKSGVAGSSPAWGAMLAGVSVVIWALNWPGFPR from the coding sequence GTGGCGTCCGTCCGCAAAATTGGAAAGAAGTGGTACGCGACGTGGAAGTACGCCGATGGGAAGGCGCGGGAGAAGGTAACCCCCGCCAGGACCAAGGCGGAGGCGATGCTCCTCGCGAACGAGAAGGAGTTGAATGCCTGGAAGGACGCCCAGGGCATCACCGCTTCCCCGGTCGAAATCACGCTACAGGAGGCGTACGACACCCAATTCAAGGCCGTCGTCCTTTCGCATGCCAGCGGCGACACCATCAACGGGCGGTGGCAGAACCACATCCTCCCGGAGCTGGGGGCGAAGCTCATCCACATCATCCGGCCGGCGGACATCAGCGTGCTCCTCCGGTCCAAGCTGCGGGACGACGAGGACAACAACGATGACGCTGATGGTGAGGAGGACGAAGAGGGACTCGCTCCTCAGACGGTGAAGGCCATCAGGAGCCATCTCCAGGCCTTCTTCACCTGGGCGAAGAAGGAAGCGCAGATTTTCAGCGGAGAGAATCCAGCTGCGCTCTCGTGGGACCCGGAACTCCCGGAGCCGGAGCCTCGAGTGCTCGACCTGTCCGAGGCGGAGGTCATCGCCCGGCACTCCACGAACCAGGACATCGAGGACTTCATCCTGGTGGGGCTCTACACGGGGATGCGGCGCGGGGAGATTATCGGTTGCCCCAAGAAAAACGTGCACTTGGAGGACCGCACCCTTCTTCTTTCTCGTTCGGGCTCGCGGAAGCGTACGAAGACGAAGCGCATCCGGCAGGTACCCATTCCCCTCGCCCTCGTCCCGGTCCTTGCCCGGCGCCTCGCGGATCCGCAGAGCGAGTGGCTCTTCTGGGGCCGCGACGGGAAGCGGCTCAAGAAGGACTACAAGATCTGCAGCCGGTTCCGCACGGCCATGAAGCGCGCCGGCATCGTGGAGGGCTACAGGTTCACCTGCACCGCGCCGAAGACACGGGCACCTGGGGAGCGGAACGGCCGGGCCAAGCTGACGGCAGACCAAGTGGCCGACCTCCGAAAGCGGGCTGCTGCGGGGACGACCCAGGCCGAGCTCTCTCGGCAGTTCGGCGTGGCGGCCAGAACGGTTGGGATGATTGTCCGCGGAGAACTCTGGGGCAGGGGGACGAACAAGCACGGAGGGTGTGGGTTCTCCGCTCTCCATCCGGACGAGGCGCCTCGGAACTGCCCCACCTGCGCGGCACCTATGAAGGTGGAGGTCGTCCCGGCAGACCACATCTTCAAGGACCTCCGTGCGTCCTATTTGACCCACGTCGTGGAGCGCACCGGAGACGTCAAGGTGACCCGGGACCTCGGTGGCCACACCGGAGAGCGGACCACGATGCGCCACTACCTCGCCCGAAGGATGGCGCACCTCAAGGCCAAGGTGGACGAGGCGTTCGCGGGAATGGGCGCCTCCGACTCCTCTTCCGGTCCGTTTCCGATCGGAAACGGAGAAGAGGTGCCAGTTGCTGTCAGAAGCTGGAGTCAGCCGGCGTACGAAGGAGGAACGGTGCTAGTAACTGCGAATAGTTACGGAAATTGGGCGGGGAGTTACCAAGTCGGAGGTCGACCTTCTAAGTCGGGGGTCGCAGGTTCGAGTCCTGCCTGGGGCGCCATGCTGGCCGGTGTGTCTGTTGTGATTTGGGCCTTGAACTGGCCCGGCTTTCCACGGTAG
- the bet gene encoding phage recombination protein Bet, with the protein MTEANIPPKVEDTGSALGGWSRERMELIRRTICPRGISEDEFALFIEQCKRSGLDPLLKEAFCVARRQNIGNRERPNWVTKYEFQPSEAGMLARAERFPDFKGIQASAVFAEDDIVVDQGRGEVVHRFNPAKRKGALVGAWSRVVRDGKLPVVVWLDFSGYVQQTPLWAKIPTTMIEKCARVAALRKAYPEAFGGLYVREEMPAEDFDSSSAHPEPAPASGAYEVLGARTGPVKASFPTPLATAPAKEEKPAPAKLDVDLPLAPLPPKEVEAAPPPPKASAVLVAFGPYKGKTASELSDEELTETIELANEKLMEQPRARWAKAMRENLLALEAETELRCRVPSTADKSNGASHA; encoded by the coding sequence GTGACGGAAGCCAACATCCCCCCCAAGGTGGAAGACACCGGCTCGGCGCTCGGCGGCTGGAGCCGGGAGCGCATGGAGTTGATTCGGCGCACCATCTGCCCCCGGGGCATCAGCGAGGACGAGTTCGCCCTCTTCATCGAGCAGTGCAAGCGCAGCGGGTTGGATCCACTGCTCAAGGAAGCCTTCTGCGTCGCGCGGAGGCAGAACATCGGCAACCGGGAGCGCCCCAACTGGGTGACGAAGTACGAGTTCCAGCCCTCCGAGGCCGGCATGCTCGCGCGCGCGGAGCGCTTCCCGGACTTCAAGGGCATCCAGGCGAGCGCCGTGTTCGCCGAGGACGACATCGTGGTGGACCAGGGCCGGGGAGAAGTGGTGCACCGGTTCAACCCGGCCAAGCGCAAGGGCGCGCTGGTGGGCGCCTGGTCGCGGGTGGTGCGCGACGGGAAGCTGCCCGTGGTGGTGTGGCTGGACTTCAGCGGCTACGTCCAGCAGACGCCGCTGTGGGCCAAGATTCCCACGACGATGATCGAGAAGTGCGCCCGGGTGGCGGCCCTGCGCAAGGCGTACCCCGAAGCCTTCGGCGGACTGTACGTCCGGGAGGAGATGCCAGCGGAGGACTTCGATTCGTCCTCGGCCCACCCCGAGCCCGCCCCCGCGAGCGGCGCCTACGAGGTGCTGGGCGCAAGAACCGGCCCGGTGAAGGCGTCCTTCCCCACCCCGCTGGCCACCGCGCCCGCGAAGGAGGAGAAGCCGGCCCCCGCGAAGCTGGACGTGGACCTGCCGCTGGCCCCGCTCCCCCCGAAGGAAGTGGAGGCGGCGCCCCCGCCGCCCAAGGCGAGCGCGGTGTTGGTGGCGTTCGGCCCGTACAAGGGCAAGACGGCCTCGGAGCTCTCGGACGAGGAGCTCACGGAGACCATCGAGCTGGCGAACGAGAAGCTGATGGAGCAACCCCGCGCGCGTTGGGCCAAGGCGATGCGGGAGAACCTGCTCGCGCTGGAGGCGGAGACGGAGCTGCGCTGCCGAGTCCCGTCCACGGCGGACAAGAGCAACGGCGCGTCCCACGCCTGA